A region of the Candidatus Dadabacteria bacterium genome:
CCGTCAACGGTGAAGACCCCGCCAGATGCAACGAGCGGATTCCGTTTGAAAATCTGGTCCCGCTCCACCCGGAGCAGCGGCTCAACCTTGAGCACAACGCCAAGGAGTTCAGCACGAGGGTTTTGAACCTGTTCGTTCCCGTCGGGCTCGGGCAGAGGGCTATGATAGTCGCCCCGCCGAGAACGGGAAAAACCATACTGCTCCAGCACATTGCCAACGGAATTACGGACAACCACCCCGATGTGAAACTCATCGTTCTTCTGATAGACGAGCGTCCCGAAGAGGTTACGGACATGCAGAGGTCGGTTGTGGGCGAGGTGGTGAGCTCAACCTTTGACGAGCCGCCCAAACGCCATATTCAGGTTGCGGACATGGTTCTTGAAAAAGCGAAGCGGTATGTGGAGCAGGGCAGGGACGTGGTCGTTCTGCTGGACAGCCTGACCCGCCTTGCGCGCGCGAGCAACACCGTGACTCCCGCGAGCGGAAGGGTTCTTTCCGGCGGAATTGAGGCAAACGCCCTCCAGAAGCCCAAGAGGTTTTTCGGGGCGGCGAGAAACACCGAGCAGGGGGGCAGCCTGACCATCATCGCCACCGCGCTCATAGACACCGGAAGCAGAATGGATGAAGTGATTTTTGAGGAGTTCAAGGGCACGGGCAATATGGAGTGCTACCTTGACAGAAAACTTGCGGACAGAAGGATCTTCCCCGCCGTGGAGCTTCAGCGCTCCGGCACGAGGAAAGAGGAGTTGCTTCTCAGCGAAGAGGAGCTCAACAGGGTGTGGCTGCTCCGCAAGATCCTGAACCCGATGAACACGGTTGACGCGATGGAGTTCCTGCTGGAAAAAATGCGCGGCACCAAAAACAACAAAGAGTTCCTGACCGGAATGAATCAGTAGGGGCGGGGCGCGCAACCGGCGCGAACATTGCTCACAGGTCTATAAAAACTGAACCGTTTTCCACCCGGACTTCCACCGTCTCAAGCGGCTCGGTGGCGGGCATGCAAAGGGCTTCCCCCGTTTCAACATTGAACTGCGCGCCGTGATAGGCGCAAGTGACAACCCCGCCGCTGAGGTCGCCGTCCGAAAGCGGCAGGTCCTGATGAGTGCAGCGGTCTATGAAGGCGCACATGCGCCCGTCCACATTGCAGACTGCCACCTCGTCAAAGCCGACCGTGAAGGATTTTATCTCTCCGGGGGCAATCTCCGATGAGTCCGCTATCTTCTTCATCAGCCGTTTTCAAGCGCGCGGTTAAACCACCGCTCGGACTCTTTCTCAACGAAATCCCTGACCGGTTCGGACCTCATAAGGGAGATGCTTTCGCCCGTAAATCCGCGCAGGATTACGGAGCGCGCCTCTTTTTCCGGTATGCCGCGCGAGCGCAGATAAAAAACCGAGTCCTCATCCATCTGTCCGATGGTCGCCCCGTGGGTGCATTTCACATCATCGTTGTATATCTCAAGCTGGGGCTTGGTGTCTATGCGGGCGGCGTCCGACAGCAGAAGGTTGCGGTTTGTCTGCTTGGCGTCCGTCTTGACCGCGCCCTTATGGACGACTATGCGCCCGTGAAAAACCCCGCGCCCCTTTTCGTTCAGAACGCCGTTGTAAATCTGCCTGCTCCCGCAGTGCGGCGCGGCGTGCTCAACCTTCATAAAGTTGTCCATGTGCCGGTTGCCGTCCGGCATGAAAAGCCCGTTTATGATTGAGTCGCAACCCCGCCCGGCGAGAACCGGGTGGACGTTGTTCCTCACTATGCGCCCGCCGGCGAGAACCGAGTGCGAGCGCGCGTTGGAGTCTCTCTCCTGCGTCATGTTGAGCGTTGACACGTGGACGCCGCCGGTGTTTTCAAACTCAAGGCGGTAGTGCTCCACATCCCCGCCCTCGCCGATAAACACCTCCGACAGATTGTTTGAGAGGCAGTTTCCGTCATCGGCTGAAATGTAATGCTCAACCACCGCCGCGCGCGCCCCGTCGCCCGCCACTATCAGGTTTCTTGCCGCCGTTACCGAGGGGGTGTCTCCCGCGCTTGATATGTGAACAATGTAAACGGGTTCTTTTTCCGTTTTTCCCTCCGGTATCAGCACAAACGCGCCGTCCTCAAAAAGCGCCGTGTTCAGCGCGGTGAAAAATTCGGTTTTGCAGTCCGACAAACTTCCGAGCCGCCGCGCCACCTCGCCGCCGTGCTTTTTCGCCGCCGCAGACAGCGGCAGGACGGCGGCGGTTTCCGTCTCGCGCGGGGATGACAGGGCGGGGGCGAAAACGCCGTTCACAAAAACAAGCGCGGGCGCGCCGAGCCCCTTTATCAGGCGGTCGTCAAAACCTTTCCCCTTAAGCCCGCCGTTTGCCGCAGGCAGTTTGTAGCCCGCCTTTTCCACCGGCGCGAGATTGGTAAAACGCCAGTCTTCGTGGCGGACGGACGGGAACTCAATGCCCGCCACCGCGCGCGCGGCGTCTTTTCTGATGTTGTCAAAAACCTCTATCCCCGTGTCCGGGGCGGCGTTGCACAGGGTTGCTATGCCGTTGTTTTCAGCCATCGCTCAGCCCGTCTCCCCGACCCATCCGTAGCCCTTGCTCTCAAGTTCAAGGGCGAGTTCCTTGCCGCCGGATTTTACTATCTTCCCGTCCGCCATCACGTGAACAAAGTCCGGCACGATGTATTCAAGAAGCCGCTGGTAGTGTGTGATGATGATGAAAGACCGCTCCGGCGAGCGCATTGCGTTCACTCCGTCCGCCACGATTTTGAGGGCGTCTATGTCCAGCCCGGAGTCGGTTTCATCAAGCACGGCGAGGTGCGGCTCAAGGATTTGCATCTGAAAAATTTCGTTTCTTTTCTTCTCGCCGCCCGAAAAGCCCTCGTTGACGGGACGCGACAGAAATGAGTCGTCTATGCCTAGGCCGCCCATTTTCTCTTTTGCGAGTTTTGAAAACTCCACGTGCTTTACGGGCTTTTCCCCTCTGGACTTTCTGATGGAGTTCAGCCCCTCCCGCAGCAGGTATGCGTTGGAGACTCCCGGAATTTCAATGGGGTATTGAAAAGCCATGAACATCCCCGCCGCCGCGCGCTCCTCCGGCTCCATTTCAAGCAGGTCTTCCCCCCGGAATGCGACCGAGCCGCCCGTAACCTCGTAGGAGTCCTTGCCCGCGAGGATTTGCGAGAACGTGCTTTTGCCAGAGCCGTTGGGGCCCATTATGGAGTGTATCTCCCCCGCGCCCACCGTCAGGGAAATTCCCTTCAGGATTTCCTTTTCGCCGACCGAGGCGCGCAAGTCTTTTATTTCAAGCATCTTTTTTCTCCCGTTGTCAGGTATGGATTTTGTGCCCCGCCGGAACGTTACCCAACGCTCCCCTCAAGGCTGACGCTCAGCAGTTTTTCCGCCTCAACGGCGAACTCAAAGGGCAACTCCTTGAAAACTTCCTTGCAGAATCCGTTCACAATCAGTGAAACGGCGTCTTCGGCGGAAAGCCCGCGCTGCTGGCAATAAAATATCTGGTCTTCGCCTATCTTTGACGTGGACGCCTCGTGCTCCATCTGCGCCGTTGAATTTTTGACCTCTATGTAGGGAAAGGTGTGCGCCCCGCAGCGGTCGCCGATAAGCATGGAGTCGCACTGGGTGTAGTTGCGCGCCCGCTCCGCCCCCGCGCCTATCTCAACCAGCCCCCGGTAGGTGTTCTGCCCCTTACCGGCGGAAATGCCCTTTGACACTACGGTGCTGCTGGTGTTTTTGCCGAGGTGGATCATCTTTGTTCCCGTGTCCGCCTGCTGCATTCTGTTGGCGAGCGCGACCGAATAAAACTCCCCGACCGAGTTGTCTCCCTTGAGCACGCAGCCCGGATATTTCCAGGTGATGGCGGAGCCGGTTTCCACCTGCGTCCATGAAATATGCGAGTTCGCTCCCTCGCACAGCCCGCGCTTGGTAACAAAATTGTATATGCCGCCCCTGCCCTCTGCGTCTCCGGGATACCAGTTCTGAATGGTTGAGTATTTTATTGTCGCATCGTCAAGCGCAACCAGTTCAACCACCGCCGCGTGAAGCTGGTTCTCGTCCCTCATGGGGGCGGTGCAGCCCTCAAGGTAGCTCACGTAACTTCCCTTTTCCGCCACTATGAGGGTGCGCTCAAACTGGCCGGTGTTCTCCGCGTTGATTCTGAAGTAGGTTGAAAGCTCCATCGGGCAGCGCACGCCCTCCGGCACGTAAACGAAAGAGCCGTCCGAGAAAACCGCCGAGTTGAGCGCGGCAAAAAAGTTGTCTCCCCTCGGAACGACCGAACCGATGTATTTCCGGACCAGTTCGGGATGCTCTCTCACCGCCTCGGACATGGAGCAGAATATGACCCCCTCTTCAGCGAGTTTCTCCTTGAAGGTGGTTACCAGGGAAACGCTGTCAAAAACCGCGTCAACCGCAACCGGCGCGGTTTCCTTTACTCCCGCGAGCATCTTTTGCTCTTCAAGCGGAATGCCCAGTTTTTCGTAGGTCTCCCGTATCTCCGGGTCTATGTCGTCCAGGCTTTCCGGCGCGTCCCCGCTTTTGGGCGCGGCGTAGTAACTTATGGCGTTGTAGTCAATCGGCGGATAACTGACGTTTGCCCAGCGCGGCTCTTTCATCTTCTTCCACTGCCGGTAGGCTTCCAGACGCCACTCAAGCATCCACTCCGGCTCGTCCTTCTTTGCGGAGATGAAGCGGACGATATCCTCTCCAATCCCCGTTGGGGCGACTTCCTGCTCAACATCGGTGGAAAATCCGTATTTGTATTCCCGCCGGGCCAGTTCTTCAAAATCAACGCTCATGTCCGTTTCCTCTTTTTATTTTTGTCCGTCAGGCTCTCAAGGCTGATTCTCTGGAGCGTTTTAAGCATCTCTATCTGAATCTTGTCCCAGACGGCTATCTGTGTGCAGTCCTGATACAGGGCGCACGGGCCGTCTTCGTTCATGCAGTCAATTATGTGTATCTCCCCCTCAATCGCCTCATACACGTCCCGGAGGTTCAACTCGGCGGGGTCGCGGGCGAGCATGTAGCCGCCGGCGGGGCCGCGCCCGGAGCGCACTATGCCGCTTTTGACCAGCCGCCCCATGATTTTTGCCAGATACTTGTCCGGCACGTGGCGGCTTTCGGATATCTCCCTTATGCCGCACCTTCTGTCGGGATTGTTGCCCATGTGCGTCAGCGAACGTATTGCGTAATCAAGCGCCTTGCTTACCTGCATAACTTAACCTTTCCGGTCTGACACTAACGCAGGGAGTCCAATTTTTCAAGCGTCCGCCGCGCCAGCGCCTCCGCCGCGCGGGCGTCTGATATTACTGTGTCCGCCACCAGCGCGGCAATTCCCTCCTTCTCTATCAAGGGGGCGTATGAGGCGTCCGTCCTGTCAATGACCATAAGGCTCAGAAAATCGGCGTACATGCGCGCCACCCCCAGCGGCGACACCTCGTGCCCCTGCGCCCTCATCAGGCGGTCGGCGGGGCCCTTGAGCGCGCGGCCCCCCACTATGGGGCTTATCGCCGCGACCGGCGCGCGCGCCTCCCTGACCGCCTCCCTCACTCCCGGCACTCCGAGGACGGGCCCCACGCTGATAACCGGATTGCTCGGGCAGATGATTATTTTTTCCGCGTCCCGTATCGCCTCCGCAACGCCGGGGGCGGGCGCGGCGGTTTCAATCCCCCGAAACCGCACTCCCAGCGGGCGCGGC
Encoded here:
- the rho gene encoding transcription termination factor Rho: MTLDDLRKKPNSELVKMATEAGAGDTTVMSRHDLVYAIMRSTSGREDGSIISEGVLEMLTEGYGFLRSPKNSYLFGPDDVYVSKSQIRSAGLKTGDTVKGQVRLPREGEKNLALLKIDSVNGEDPARCNERIPFENLVPLHPEQRLNLEHNAKEFSTRVLNLFVPVGLGQRAMIVAPPRTGKTILLQHIANGITDNHPDVKLIVLLIDERPEEVTDMQRSVVGEVVSSTFDEPPKRHIQVADMVLEKAKRYVEQGRDVVVLLDSLTRLARASNTVTPASGRVLSGGIEANALQKPKRFFGAARNTEQGGSLTIIATALIDTGSRMDEVIFEEFKGTGNMECYLDRKLADRRIFPAVELQRSGTRKEELLLSEEELNRVWLLRKILNPMNTVDAMEFLLEKMRGTKNNKEFLTGMNQ
- a CDS encoding non-heme iron oxygenase ferredoxin subunit, which codes for MKKIADSSEIAPGEIKSFTVGFDEVAVCNVDGRMCAFIDRCTHQDLPLSDGDLSGGVVTCAYHGAQFNVETGEALCMPATEPLETVEVRVENGSVFIDL
- the sufD gene encoding Fe-S cluster assembly protein SufD: MAENNGIATLCNAAPDTGIEVFDNIRKDAARAVAGIEFPSVRHEDWRFTNLAPVEKAGYKLPAANGGLKGKGFDDRLIKGLGAPALVFVNGVFAPALSSPRETETAAVLPLSAAAKKHGGEVARRLGSLSDCKTEFFTALNTALFEDGAFVLIPEGKTEKEPVYIVHISSAGDTPSVTAARNLIVAGDGARAAVVEHYISADDGNCLSNNLSEVFIGEGGDVEHYRLEFENTGGVHVSTLNMTQERDSNARSHSVLAGGRIVRNNVHPVLAGRGCDSIINGLFMPDGNRHMDNFMKVEHAAPHCGSRQIYNGVLNEKGRGVFHGRIVVHKGAVKTDAKQTNRNLLLSDAARIDTKPQLEIYNDDVKCTHGATIGQMDEDSVFYLRSRGIPEKEARSVILRGFTGESISLMRSEPVRDFVEKESERWFNRALENG
- the sufC gene encoding Fe-S cluster assembly ATPase SufC, which encodes MLEIKDLRASVGEKEILKGISLTVGAGEIHSIMGPNGSGKSTFSQILAGKDSYEVTGGSVAFRGEDLLEMEPEERAAAGMFMAFQYPIEIPGVSNAYLLREGLNSIRKSRGEKPVKHVEFSKLAKEKMGGLGIDDSFLSRPVNEGFSGGEKKRNEIFQMQILEPHLAVLDETDSGLDIDALKIVADGVNAMRSPERSFIIITHYQRLLEYIVPDFVHVMADGKIVKSGGKELALELESKGYGWVGETG
- the sufB gene encoding Fe-S cluster assembly protein SufB, whose product is MSVDFEELARREYKYGFSTDVEQEVAPTGIGEDIVRFISAKKDEPEWMLEWRLEAYRQWKKMKEPRWANVSYPPIDYNAISYYAAPKSGDAPESLDDIDPEIRETYEKLGIPLEEQKMLAGVKETAPVAVDAVFDSVSLVTTFKEKLAEEGVIFCSMSEAVREHPELVRKYIGSVVPRGDNFFAALNSAVFSDGSFVYVPEGVRCPMELSTYFRINAENTGQFERTLIVAEKGSYVSYLEGCTAPMRDENQLHAAVVELVALDDATIKYSTIQNWYPGDAEGRGGIYNFVTKRGLCEGANSHISWTQVETGSAITWKYPGCVLKGDNSVGEFYSVALANRMQQADTGTKMIHLGKNTSSTVVSKGISAGKGQNTYRGLVEIGAGAERARNYTQCDSMLIGDRCGAHTFPYIEVKNSTAQMEHEASTSKIGEDQIFYCQQRGLSAEDAVSLIVNGFCKEVFKELPFEFAVEAEKLLSVSLEGSVG
- a CDS encoding Rrf2 family transcriptional regulator, with protein sequence MQVSKALDYAIRSLTHMGNNPDRRCGIREISESRHVPDKYLAKIMGRLVKSGIVRSGRGPAGGYMLARDPAELNLRDVYEAIEGEIHIIDCMNEDGPCALYQDCTQIAVWDKIQIEMLKTLQRISLESLTDKNKKRKRT